The DNA segment AACCATTCACCATGCACAGTTCTGAGGGTACAATGTCGTAAGCATACTGACGCCGCATCCGCAAAATGCGTGTCGAATAACGATTTAGCAAAATGCTTCATAACTTTTTGTCGTTGTCCGTATGACTATCTAAGATCTGTTTGTCGAGTAATTTTGACAAACAAGTAGCAATAACTCAGACTGGCCTTCCTTGACATCAACTTTTTGCTATATTATTTCAGGTGGACACCCTCCACGCGTTGCTCCGGGACGGCTCTGAACAGGAGACCCTCGACACTGAGGAGACTGATCAACAGCTGTATGCTGTACTTAAGGTATAATTcttgaaaaaatataatccttAAAAGATTTTTGACCAAAACATACTATGCCATTAGACTCCCCTCTTTCTTCACTCACGCCTTTCTTTTTTTGGTATACTTTTGTGTGTGCAACTTTAAAGAATAATCGGGCCTAATGGACTGTTGTATTTTACAGGCTGCTCAAGAAGAGAAACAGATGTTACTAAGTAAGCAGGAGCAACTAGAGGCCGACCTGAACGAAGCCAAAGCAGCTGTAGAAGAGAAAACCAAAGAAAATGAAGCGTTGGCTGACAAAATAAGGTACTAGAAGTTTTATCGCTTTCAGccttttttaaccgatttccaaaaggGTTCTGTGCTCGgctggatatttttttatctattgaTGACCATGGAAAAACTATAGTTCACCCGCGTAGAACGTAGCATTAATATAATCGCTATCACTGTTCTGTCACGTGACACGTCGTACAAGAATGAAAGAGACAAGAAGCAATAGGCCCATGTAGGAATTTCTACGTTCCTAAAACTCATCGTTTTTTATCTCTTTCTCGACCGGGTCTTATAAAAAGTTCATTGTAAAAGGTCCACACATCTGTCCGCACCTTACGCTCTGTgtgcgccgcatttcgtgacgTCAATTCATACAATGAATTCTGGGATGCGGCACGTACGGCGCGTGCGGTGGCGGACACAcgtgcgatcacctttatagTCATTATTATGGGGTCACGAACTCAATATTTCTTGTCGCAGGTCTCTGGAGCTGACAGTGGAGCGGGCGGAGGaggggcggcggcgcgcggaGGGCGAGGCGGGGGCGGCGCGCGAGGTGGCGGCGGCGCGTCAGCATCAGGTCAACACGCTCTCCGACCTGCTCGACGCCGCCAAGGCGCAGGTGAGCTGGAAATTGGAATGCGACGGCTAGTAACAGGCTCTGTTAAAGTGGGTGTTTGCTGTGTCATGTGTGTCCCAATAAGACAGCGATCTGTAAGCCGTGTTCCGAAAAGAAAGTAGAAAGAGAAAAAGTccacctataataattatggagtGTCGAACGACGGTTTAGACTTTAGTGACATAAGAAATACAGAAAAGTGAAAACCCTTATTATGAGGGATTCCAAGCCCAAACCTAAATTAGTTTTGAAAAATTCCATGACTTGTGACTTGTGGGCCCCAAAATAGTTTTGATTCGTGGCTACTAATACTTCTCGCTACACCAATTGGCTTATTGCACTACATTATTCACTATCTTATTTCAGTCTCTTTCTTACTAAATATTTATCTCTTTCTAACCCGTCCCCAGTTGGCGGGCGCAGCTGAAGGCGCTGCGGCGGCGGAGGCGGCTGGCGCGGCGGCAGCGCGGCGTGAGGCggacgcggcggcggcgcgcgcgcagcaGCTCGCCGAGCGACTCGCGCACGCGCAGCGGCAGCTCGACCGCGCACACTCGGATGCGCGGAAATTACATGATGATGCGCTTgtgagtttacaaaattattcaaatgcctaattaatattatcatgtgCTGTAGCTTTATAGGCGTGCCGCGTGTAAAAACCGTTATAAAGATAATGAGAAACAAAGGAACGATATACTTACAAtgaaagtaggtacttacacgGATGAATAGAAgaatatttaacaaaaatatggAGCTAAATCAACCAGAATTGTAACTCTGGTGTGGCAACCTCACAAAAAAACCGTCGTTGTTATTAACTACTTTTATAGGCAACTTTGTCAAAGGAATCAAGAATGAAACTAACTCATAATGTATTTAGGTATCTCGCAACAATGCCAAGTCCACAATATCGGAGCTGGAGTTTCAACTTGAGGCTTTAAGGCAAGAAAAAGCGGCGCTTGCGGCCGAACTCACCGCACTGCAGGCCAGCGCTGCTGATTTACAGATACAGGTATAAACACCAAAATATGCACGCGTCTGAAGATTTTTGACAGAAGTCCGAAGTCCGAAAAATGTGACTTGCATTTTATCGTTATTTTACGCTTACCCTGCAAAAGAACTAGTACGATTTTGATGGTGTTCTCCAGGTGCAGGTGGTCAGCGACGAGAAGCTGGCGCTGATGAGTCGCGCGGGCGAGGCGCTAGCGCGGACCGCCGAGCTCGAGCGGCAACTGCAGGACGCGCGCGCCAAGACCGCGCAGCTCGCGAGGGACAGGGAGAGAGATGTGAGTAGAGGTAGCAATAAACCGTGGAAAATTTCCAGCAGTGAGCGCGCTGATGATGATTAATAATACTACGAAACACTCTTGATCGTGtcaactttcaaacaaaaaattggcCCTGCCGTTTAGATGCTACGAGGCCAcgaacagacagaaagacgagTCAAATAAATAACACGTCTGATTTTGCGACTGTTGTATCTATCTATCTAAATCCATAATTTGTGCCCAATAGGAGGCGGAATGGAAACAATTCCAAAGCGACCTGTTGATGACCGTACGAGTGGCCAACGACTTCAAGACCGAAGCCCAAAGGGAGCTGGAAAGGCTGGTATCCGAAAACAAGGCCTCCAGGGACCGCATCCGGATGTTGGAAGACCAAATACACTCGATCAAAGGTAAAAAATTGTCTATGGCATGTGTAGATTTGAGGGCTGGCTGACTATAAAAATCTGATTGGCTAGTTTCTATTCTAAATTTGATTTTGTACATATTTGGTCAGCCAGTGGTGTTGTAGATTTCTTGGCTGTGCACGCAgaacacagttttttttttatttgcatgaTAAAGGATTTTTAGATATAGACgtatattgataaaaaatatcagaatTAACAACATTAGTACGCACTAATTTCTATGTAAGGCTTCGATGTAGTCGCGTCCATAGAACTAACAGAATGCGACATCATTCGTCTTACGTAACttgtatttaaatgtaattctAATCTCATTTGATGTACCAAAACAGGTTTTGACAGGTCCGAATCTATGGAAAGTTGCCAAAACGATTGCGAAGGAAGAAACTCGTGTAGTGTAGACAGTGTGGACTCTCCCAGTGATTCGTCaaaagatatatttaaaaatataagaactAGATATATATCCAGAGTACATAGCACGACTGATATAAACAAAGACTCGAGTATAGTCGATCAAGCTTTCTTTAAACAAAATGGTAGTACGGGTCCCAAAGATAAAACCCAAAGtgattataaatattcaatagaaAACGTAACTTTAGACGAAACAAATGACGACGACAGTAAACTATCCGATACATCAGAACTGAATAGAGATACGTCCTGTGAAAACCTCTCATCCTTTGAAAATGAAAGCAAAGATATTAAAAGGCAAAAACTCAAAAGACAGAATGCTTTGGATGTGGATCCCATTGTTGATAATGACTTTGTAACAAAATCAGAAACAGATCTAGTCCAAGACCCGTGTGAAATAACGAAGTTTAAAACTAAATCTTCTGAGCTGTATAACTGTAAACCTAAATCGTACAGTACTGATTGCCTTAATACTAACACAGAGTTTAAAAATGCTTTAAAAGAGGCTACTAGTATAGAGTTCTTAAGTGGTACGTACAATGCCAGTGAAAATTCTTTATTCTCGGAAGGATCAGATAGTGTTTTCTCATCTCTAGCTAGAAGAAATCATAAAAGCATTCTTAAAAGAAGTAAATGTGTATCACTGAACGACGAACCAAAGTTTGAAGATGACGATTTGCTTTACAATGATGATAAAGATTATAAAACAGATAGAACTGGGCTAAAAAATGAATCAACTTTACCTGATGAACCAAAACGTAAATTAAGTTATACAGAAAGAACGCCTTTTACCCACTTGTATCCTAGTGACAATATTGAAACCGACTTGAAAAAAGTAAATGAggaattaaaagaaaattttaaagctGCTTTAGACAGAATAACAGGGAATCATGATGAGTTTATTAACGACGAGCAACATAAAGTGGAAAACTCAGCGACAGCTGACGAAAAATTAAAGTCCAATGAAGAAAATTTtgataatgaaaaaatattgaaacccATTATGCCAAACGACACAGTCAAAGAGGAAATTATTTCAGCATCTAAAATTAATGACAGTCATAAAAACGATAGTAAATTACCAGCTTACGATGAACATGACAAAAATAGTCCTGAAATTTTAGATGATGAAAGTCATAGTGTTTTAGAAAGTGATTTGAAACAAAGCTATGAATCGACAAAAGAAAACAGTGAAAGTAAAAATGTGCCAGAtataaaaaatgatttaaatgtGTCAAATAGCTTATCTGATAATCAGGAGTCGCTCGACGTAAAATCAGAAGATAGTGTCAGttatcatctaaaaataaatacagttaTAAGTGATCTCATGCCCAAAGAAGTACATAGTGATACTAATGTAGTACAGCCAACTAATGTTGAGCCTCCTAGCATTGAGCCATCTAGCATTAAAAATAGAACATTTAAAGCTATTTTAGCTCCAGTAAATATAGTAAATTCTAACATTAACAAAGTACCTTCACCTATAATTCTAAGTCCTGTGTTAATACAGCCAATATTTTTCAAACCTAACAACGCAATACATCAAGAACGAAAGGAACAACCAAAGGGAACAATTTACTACGATGATATAGACCAAGTACAAACGAATGAGACAATAGAAGATAATAAGAACGAGGATTCTAATAAATCCAAAGGTATTTATCAAAAGAACAGTAGACTGAAACACATGGTAGGCGCTCTATCGTTGAAAAAGAGCTCATCTAATGAGAGTTTAAAAAGCTCTAAATCCACTTCTTCAAATAAAAGTAGAGCTTCGCCAACAACAATAAGACCGGTGAGCAAACTACCCAGAAGTCCAGAATGGCTCGTCGATAACAAATATTACCAACCAATGGATAACGTACCGTTTGTTATAAACACCGCGCAGACTTTTGTTAAACCTAACGATTACATTAAAATGGAAGCGGAACAGGAAAACCTATACGAGGAAATAGGAGAACCGATAACACCCCCAGGTCCCCCAGCTAATGTGGCAGACGACGACAAAATATCAAACCAAACGCCAAAACTGGATGAACTCTCAATCGATCGGGAAGAAATACTGAAGGTGCCCAGAAAGCCAAAAAGGACAAAGAACCATGAGCGGAAATCGATCAGTTCGCAGGAGATCGTCAAAGAAATGGCACCCATGACGAAAGCAGTGATATCGCTGTCAAGAACTCCAAGTGCTAAGAAGAATGACAGAGAAGACGTTCCACCAGTGCCGGCTCGGAGGTACTCTCTGCAGAGTAAAAAAGCTGAGGAACCCGACACCGGGTCACTGAAACTCCGCAAGACCTATCACTGGAAGACCTTGGAACACAAACGACTATCCTACCCCCTTCGGTCGCTAAACGACTCATCCAGACCTCGTAAGTCAGGCTTTTGTGACCGACGTCCAGTGTGAAACTCGTGTAAATAACATTGTCATGGTGGTGGCTTTCACTCATGCGTCATGAGGAGCATATGTCCGTCTTTCACTCATTGGTTCGTCTCATGGAGGAATTTTTAATGTGTATTTCGTGTACGTGTACTAAAATCAGGTCTAGAGACTTAAGAGACTTAAGTTATACTTTGATACATGGGCTAGcatacaataaaaaattaaaaatacatttttttaactctcAAATGTGTTGTATCTAGCTAGTGAATCACACGCTTAACATTAAGTTTGGCTTATTGGCacttttcaaaatttaaatgcaTCACAACTTTATAAAAATTTGCTTATATTTTTCAGTActtatcataatatgaaaattgaGATACATGAGGAAGCTAAATTTCATTCCAAGATCATGTCAGacatttaaatcaggctactgAAATAAATGTATCATCAATGGAAACATAagaaaagaaatataattataacaatgTTATGTTAATTTCACTTTAGTTTAAAgttaatattgaagtttttcCAGCAAAAGCATATATCATACTTATTATCCTACTTCTACTGGTTAGTAACAAAATCAACTAAACACTTACAGCGATGCCGCCTCGACCGGAAGAGCCGTCAGCGCCGACGCTGCTGTGCAGCTCCTCTCTCCAGGACATCATGGCCTCCGCCGCCTCGCACAGGCGCAATAAAGGTGTGTGACAGAGACAACAGGCCCCTGTGTGACAGAGACAGCTATAGAGCTGTCTATATGCTAATGCCTTACTTCTCAACCGCTTCTGTGATACCGACCggcgaccacatcgcaaccacaagcgaactagtggccAACCaaatcgcaaccacaacgttgcgtcgatgcaatgacaatGACAATGCGCGCACACTGCCCGCGCTCTCCCCCCCCCTCCATTTCATTGACTTTCGAAcaacgtcgacattttgtcggtaccacaacgcaactacaaaaagctgcagcgacaccatttacacgtaaccactgcttgatgGCATTTTGTCgctgcgacgtggtgtggttgtggtacgtgtgggttggccctacaTGCcctactcagagacattaatgttgattaaacttcaatttaatgaagataatatatgaggcttatgtcaaaatcgtcatttaattactattaagtaattaatatcccaccaaaaacattttcatgtaaaaatgttgccaagatgagaacataataatattatagttcgtcgtgtcaaaaagtagagccaagtttctaaccttacatactcagccctacatctaaaaaccttaattttacactaaagcgcggcaaaatatttgataataatattataatgtgtcagccgcacgagaagaatctaaaaacttttacacattagtcaaaatcggtggcctggccatttatcattagttacggtatattattaagttcaaagccctgacgaataacaaaatggccaagccaccgattttttcaaagatatttcaactatctggcaatTTTCAAACcaagggttcaaaaatacgacgaaacgtttcgagaaaaggtaggttgtgcccttgcgcgcttcgcttggctcatcttggcggaggcactcccgtgcccccagattcaTATTGGACACCTAAAACAGCTGCTCCAAAGAATGGTTGATTTAAATATGCAACTCAATGCCAAGCAACGTTGCAATACgtactagtaaataataattgacctAACTTACggccgcattcagagacatttaatgatcacctaactttaattaaatgcaAAATTAATAGATATCTAACGAAGCTCGGTGTCAAAATCTTCAATAAATTAGACTAtattcttagggcctgtttcaccacttcccccACCGGCATTTTACTAATCTAACCTAACACTACCCGTTTCAGGAGTAAGCAGGCAGGACTCGCGGTTGTCGGTGAAGTCGCTGATAGAGAGCATCGAGAACGCGGCGAAGGCGGCCAAGCAGTCGCCCGCCACGACGCCCGTCGCCGAGTGGCCGCAGGTAGGCATTATGTCGAGCCCCATCGAGTTGGACCGCATTTTCATTTTTCAGACATTATTCTGTGCTATGTGGCTTGGAAAGCAGTGCCGTCATAGCATAACGATTACCATAAAGCTAAAAGAAAAATTGATGtttatttttacccgactactcTAGAAGGAGGGTTATGTTTGTTAAGAGTATGTACCATCgtagaaattgattcaaagaatgttgacggacctacgtcatttggttggataaGTTGGACTACGTCAATTCAATAATTGtaattcgtgatctgtcggctgcacgaagctaaaacaaagagCTTCATGGTCGGCTGGGTTTGCCAAAATGCGACCAAATAATGTTGGGACGCCATTTgcctgaatcaacttctctgatagtaggtacGTATGTAAAATTCTGTGGCACTTCCTGCTGCCTTTAATGGCTTAATGTATGACATTCAGAAGATTCGTTAGATTCGTGTTTCCTGTGAGAATggcacaaaataaaaaataaaaatggcggattctttatttaaaaattaacaataactTCGGTTTTTTTATTCCCATTTTCTTGTTGCAACTATGTACGATTGTTCCACTTGTATCTAAACTGCTGATGCTCCAACTTGGGCCTCCCCAGGTGCAAACACCAACTACCACCACAACCACCATCAAGAACGGTCTATCAGAAACTACCACCAACGGCATGACCACATCTTTCACCAAACCACCAGCACCGAGGAACACCAGAGCATCACCAATAACCACAGGTTAGTTTAGTTTAGCAAAGTAATAGTATATTGGTGTCAACTCTGCAAAGCCATAAGTGTCAaaataaccgtacatttttcgtttAGCCCGACTCTAAGTATGTGTAAAGTCagttttgacatattttatactGAAGCCTCTCATTGAGCTTAACGCGGATAAACTGCattttatgttgtaaaatattttgttatacgaATTTTTAACTAACTCATTCACTTTTTAAGACGACAACTGTACAAAATTAACGAGGTATTTGTTTATcaaattagtaaaattatacgATACTAGATTATACCGTAACATCGTTGCGCTGAAGTtggtttgtcgcgcgggaacctaaTTTTTTCGGGGTAAAAATTGTCTTATGTCCTTTTTCAGGACTCAGAgtaaatccatactaaatttcatcagaaTCGGTTCACCGGTTTAACCGTAGAGACGTAGCAGCGCCACagcattatcattattattgaataaatcgtttaaattattcataaacCGTATTGATTTGGATATGGATTTTTCTGATTAAAAATTCGTTCACGCAGCGGCGTTTGATTCAAGGGCTGCTGTCCACTATCAATTCAGTTGACTCTTCGAATATCTCAGAttaaggggcgatttcaccaaagaaatggaacgcgttcaaagcactctgaaccggttcaaaacgtataaacgcgatcatagcatcgaaatgcatttcaccagcataaactgaacgcgttcacagcaaatccgagttttatcttttgaacgcccaaagtccgaagtttaacgtcataaaacccgttcaagccctgtcatggcggaacgaaaaacatagacaaaagaaatgtcaagatgacagttttgacacatgcatttgttagtttatgtattgtttcttgctattttgtggttaaattaacgtgaaaaggctttaaaatgatgaaaacatgtaaaataatcgcgtgacgtcacgtaaacttagatttaataatcgcgaaacaaaacgagatttacgtcgcagcagGAACGCattcaatgggaactaagttttataaaactaagttttatgtgtgtttggtgaaatcccacctaagACATGAAGACTTCGTATATTTATTCGctgtattttttattagcaaaggGGTTAACTTTTTAGTATTTAATTACCTATATAAATTAGTACGGGCATAAAGTTCTTTGTAAAGACTTGAAAAAAGTCGTATAGGCCTTGTTCTAACATGACATTGAAAGCATGTAAGTGTTCGCTTTCTATTCCAGCATGGCGGCATGATCG comes from the Aricia agestis chromosome 6, ilAriAges1.1, whole genome shotgun sequence genome and includes:
- the LOC121727815 gene encoding uncharacterized protein LOC121727815 isoform X2, with protein sequence MSLENIEEVMHQKVPKVPDSTKSLKPPSSPSKRSIAANFFKATFSSRSKAVPTTTGEEATKIGSAETKPVTRNRPRTAPADQNLKRRSIDRQVSLRAEKPLEPARPLRNKPTTPDPGGSKNVVDKVKNDIGTNVLKIIKKGPAPSKTDYKSDSLLPPTLKPKVPEKEREKGEKLKREKYVNNNTVWTNANVVKNVKKVPFLGIRGPSQGKQESTLKGAPSISSLDSKHHKVAPAREKSLKIFGSKEKLNKTKKKDLGNNNAVLEDPEREGLEFEDGHEYGSAEELGTGSVERGSQECISLPVMLSDHMPGFQEVELRARVPSEASLTSGLQELESLRRQLEASSMERAQLQARVDELAERAGEADRLRAELDRIKSEEVCRGALLARLADENGALRARLRGVAHSPLSDSEKRQLLLPAPRRMHSSAPASIALAHNGEGDSGEASTPEWDKHSSASLSEVSVACLQDRILQMEEHHYSTNEELQATLAELADLQSQLADAHADNERLADEKQVLLESLCRQTEKLEDSRTKVDTLHALLRDGSEQETLDTEETDQQLYAVLKAAQEEKQMLLSKQEQLEADLNEAKAAVEEKTKENEALADKIRSLELTVERAEEGRRRAEGEAGAAREVAAARQHQVNTLSDLLDAAKAQLAGAAEGAAAAEAAGAAAARREADAAAARAQQLAERLAHAQRQLDRAHSDARKLHDDALVSRNNAKSTISELEFQLEALRQEKAALAAELTALQASAADLQIQVQVVSDEKLALMSRAGEALARTAELERQLQDARAKTAQLARDRERDEAEWKQFQSDLLMTVRVANDFKTEAQRELERLVSENKASRDRIRMLEDQIHSIKGFDRSESMESCQNDCEGRNSCSVDSVDSPSDSSKDIFKNIRTRYISRVHSTTDINKDSSIVDQAFFKQNGSTGPKDKTQSDYKYSIENVTLDETNDDDSKLSDTSELNRDTSCENLSSFENESKDIKRQKLKRQNALDVDPIVDNDFVTKSETDLVQDPCEITKFKTKSSELYNCKPKSYSTDCLNTNTEFKNALKEATSIEFLSGTYNASENSLFSEGSDSVFSSLARRNHKSILKRSKCVSLNDEPKFEDDDLLYNDDKDYKTDRTGLKNESTLPDEPKRKLSYTERTPFTHLYPSDNIETDLKKVNEELKENFKAALDRITGNHDEFINDEQHKVENSATADEKLKSNEENFDNEKILKPIMPNDTVKEEIISASKINDSHKNDSKLPAYDEHDKNSPEILDDESHSVLESDLKQSYESTKENSESKNVPDIKNDLNVSNSLSDNQESLDVKSEDSVSYHLKINTVISDLMPKEVHSDTNVVQPTNVEPPSIEPSSIKNRTFKAILAPVNIVNSNINKVPSPIILSPVLIQPIFFKPNNAIHQERKEQPKGTIYYDDIDQVQTNETIEDNKNEDSNKSKGIYQKNSRLKHMVGALSLKKSSSNESLKSSKSTSSNKSRASPTTIRPVSKLPRSPEWLVDNKYYQPMDNVPFVINTAQTFVKPNDYIKMEAEQENLYEEIGEPITPPGPPANVADDDKISNQTPKLDELSIDREEILKVPRKPKRTKNHERKSISSQEIVKEMAPMTKAVISLSRTPSAKKNDREDVPPVPARRYSLQSKKAEEPDTGSLKLRKTYHWKTLEHKRLSYPLRSLNDSSRPPMPPRPEEPSAPTLLCSSSLQDIMASAASHRRNKGVSRQDSRLSVKSLIESIENAAKAAKQSPATTPVAEWPQVQTPTTTTTTIKNGLSETTTNGMTTSFTKPPAPRNTRASPITTEAAGDVNMPDEQRALSLQQKAMESFVRRNSYGDICERKDPLNALQIKNGGSKRNALLKWCQQKTAGYNNIDITNFSSSWNDGLALCALLREYLGEARVPYAALSARVPLDKRANFSVAFAAAESVGIPTTLNIQDMIQQERPDWQQVMAYVTSIYKHFET